In Naumovozyma castellii chromosome 1, complete genome, one DNA window encodes the following:
- the MAK31 gene encoding Mak31p (ancestral locus Anc_1.438): MMENAVCLKLNDFIGCTLYVSLEKERSLQGTLVAIDAQCNLLLDHVYERTIIPTTTGNKKNDRSLGLVSVPKSSIKSIELKKARLNELTRLKQELLNDIV; the protein is encoded by the coding sequence ATGATGGAAAACGCGGTTTGTTTGAAACTAAATGATTTTATAGGATGTACCCTCTACGTGTCACttgaaaaggaaagatCCTTACAAGGAACATTAGTGGCCATTGATGCACAGTGTAACCTCTTATTAGACCATGTCTACGAGCGTACGATTATTCCAACTACGACGGgtaacaagaaaaatgacAGGTCATTGGGGTTAGTGAGTGTTCCTAAGAGTTctattaaatcaattgaattgaagaaggctagattgaatgaattgacGAGGTTGAAACAggaattattgaatgatatCGTTTGA
- the HTL1 gene encoding Htl1p (ancestral locus Anc_1.437): MTSTKPATSSQKNYDTVTLKTLTAYQLLSQRENMCELFHLVDESERQRSNNTEMLSDLKKRLEAAKNENK; this comes from the coding sequence ATGACATCTACTAAACCTGCAACGTCGTCACAAAAGAATTACGACACGGTAACATTGAAAACTTTGACGGCATATCAGCTACTATCGCAGAGAGAAAATATGTGTGAGTTATTCCATTTGGTGGATGAATCAGAAAGGCAAAGGTCGAATAATACAGAGATGTTGAGTGACTTAAAGAAAAGGTTGGAAGCAG